A region from the Pseudomonas sp. KU26590 genome encodes:
- a CDS encoding TRAP transporter substrate-binding protein, with protein sequence MLKLTKALFCAAAMSVASLAQAADPITIKFAHVVAENTPKGQGALLFQKMVAADPALKDKVKVEVYPNSSLFGDGKEMEALLLGDVQMLAPSLAKFEQYTKKVQIFDLPFLFNDLAAVDRFQQGPQGKALLTSMDDKGIHGLAYWHNGLKQLSANKKLVEPKDARGLKFRVQASSVLEAQFVALHANPRKMSFAEVYQGLQTGTVNGTENTWSNYESQKVNEVQPFFTESNHGLIDYMVITNSKFWNGLPPDVRDELQKIMDQVTVEVNKQAEALNQTAKQKIIDAKTSEIVTLTPEQRGKWRDVMKPVWDKFSDEIGADLIKAADDSNKAP encoded by the coding sequence ATGTTGAAGCTGACCAAAGCGCTCTTCTGCGCGGCTGCGATGTCCGTGGCGAGTCTCGCACAGGCCGCGGACCCGATCACGATCAAGTTTGCCCATGTGGTGGCGGAAAACACGCCAAAGGGGCAGGGCGCGTTGCTCTTCCAGAAGATGGTCGCCGCCGACCCGGCCTTGAAAGACAAAGTCAAAGTCGAGGTCTATCCCAACTCTTCGCTGTTCGGTGATGGCAAGGAAATGGAAGCCTTGCTGCTCGGCGACGTGCAGATGCTTGCGCCGTCCCTGGCCAAATTCGAGCAGTACACCAAGAAAGTACAAATCTTCGACCTGCCGTTCCTGTTCAACGACCTCGCCGCCGTCGATCGCTTCCAGCAGGGTCCCCAGGGCAAGGCGTTGCTGACTTCGATGGACGACAAAGGCATTCATGGTCTGGCCTATTGGCACAACGGGCTGAAGCAACTGTCCGCCAACAAAAAACTGGTTGAACCCAAAGATGCCCGTGGCCTGAAATTCCGTGTTCAAGCGTCCAGCGTGCTTGAGGCCCAATTCGTCGCCCTGCACGCCAACCCGCGCAAGATGAGCTTCGCCGAGGTCTATCAGGGCCTGCAGACCGGCACCGTCAACGGCACCGAAAACACCTGGTCCAACTACGAAAGCCAGAAGGTCAACGAGGTGCAGCCGTTCTTCACAGAGTCCAACCATGGCCTGATCGACTACATGGTGATCACCAATTCCAAGTTCTGGAACGGTCTGCCGCCGGACGTGCGTGACGAACTGCAAAAGATCATGGATCAGGTCACGGTCGAGGTGAACAAGCAGGCCGAAGCGTTGAACCAGACGGCCAAGCAGAAAATCATCGATGCCAAGACCAGCGAAATCGTGACGCTTACCCCCGAGCAGCGCGGCAAATGGCGGGATGTCATGAAACCAGTCTGGGACAAATTCTCCGACGAAATCGGTGCCGACCTGATCAAGGCCGCTGACGATTCGAACAAGGCGCCTTGA
- a CDS encoding TRAP transporter small permease, with product MHPLTRLWEHLEEGIIAFLLAAMTLVTFVYVALNNIYTVFYSLSDQWAVSSNFFAGIGDHLMGYAQTMTWSVSLTKALFGWLIFFGISYGVRTAGHLGVDALVKKTSKPVQRVLALLACGCCLAYAGLFLVASYKWVSALFVAGIGAEDLDRFGIKVAYITVIVPIGFGLVIARYLEIFYRIWTHRQTGLGLADEAAEASKLANPAEEQH from the coding sequence ATGCACCCGCTGACGCGACTCTGGGAGCATCTGGAGGAGGGCATCATCGCCTTCCTGCTGGCTGCCATGACCCTCGTGACTTTCGTCTACGTGGCGTTGAACAACATCTACACCGTGTTTTACTCCCTCAGCGATCAATGGGCGGTCAGCAGCAATTTCTTTGCCGGCATCGGCGACCACCTGATGGGTTACGCCCAAACCATGACCTGGAGCGTGTCGCTGACCAAAGCCCTGTTTGGCTGGCTGATCTTCTTCGGCATTTCCTACGGCGTTCGTACCGCCGGCCACCTGGGCGTCGACGCGCTGGTCAAGAAGACCAGCAAGCCGGTGCAGCGGGTGCTCGCCCTGCTGGCGTGCGGCTGCTGCCTGGCGTACGCCGGATTGTTCCTCGTCGCCAGCTACAAGTGGGTGTCGGCGCTGTTCGTCGCCGGCATCGGTGCCGAGGACCTTGATCGGTTCGGCATCAAGGTCGCGTATATCACGGTCATCGTGCCGATCGGCTTTGGCCTTGTGATCGCTCGCTACCTGGAAATCTTTTACCGCATCTGGACGCACCGGCAGACCGGGTTGGGTCTGGCTGACGAAGCAGCTGAAGCGAGCAAACTCGCCAACCCTGCCGAGGAGCAGCACTGA
- the dctM gene encoding C4-dicarboxylate TRAP transporter large permease protein DctM: MTVICLFLLLFVFMFLGVPIAISLGLAGAVSILLFSPDSLSSLAIKLFETSDSYTFLAIPFFLLSGAFMTTGGVAQRLIDFANACVGHIRGGLAIAAVLACMLFAALSGSSPATVAAVGSIAVAGMVRSGYPKEFGAGIICNAGTLGILIPPSIVMVVYAAATETSVGKLFIAGVIPGILLGLALMVVIYIVARVKKLPAQPRVTFRQWLHTAQRAFWGLMLLVIILGGIYSGMFTPTEAAAVAAVYSAFIALFVYKDMSFKDCPKVLLESGRLSIMLMFIIANAMLFAHVLTTEQIPQQITAWVISEGLTPIGFLIMVNIVLLVAGSFMEPSAIILILAPIFFPIAMKLGIDPIHLGIVMVVNMEIGLVHPPVGLNLFVTSAVTGLTLGETIRAALPWLSILLVFLLLVTYVPFISLALPNWLGMP, translated from the coding sequence ATGACCGTTATCTGCCTGTTCCTGTTGTTATTCGTTTTCATGTTCCTGGGCGTGCCCATCGCCATTTCCCTGGGCTTGGCCGGCGCTGTTTCGATCCTGCTGTTCAGCCCGGACTCGTTGAGTTCGCTGGCGATCAAACTGTTCGAAACCTCCGACAGTTATACCTTTCTGGCGATTCCGTTCTTCCTGTTGTCCGGCGCGTTCATGACCACCGGCGGCGTCGCGCAGCGGCTGATCGATTTCGCCAACGCCTGCGTCGGCCACATCCGTGGTGGCCTGGCGATTGCGGCGGTGCTGGCGTGCATGCTGTTTGCGGCGTTGTCCGGTTCATCGCCTGCCACCGTTGCCGCCGTGGGTTCAATCGCCGTTGCCGGCATGGTGCGCTCAGGTTATCCCAAGGAGTTCGGCGCCGGGATCATCTGCAACGCCGGTACGCTGGGCATTCTGATTCCGCCATCCATCGTGATGGTGGTCTACGCCGCTGCCACGGAGACCTCGGTCGGCAAGTTGTTCATCGCCGGCGTGATCCCCGGCATCCTGTTGGGCCTGGCGCTGATGGTGGTGATCTACATCGTCGCCCGGGTCAAAAAGCTTCCGGCCCAGCCACGGGTGACCTTTCGCCAGTGGCTGCACACGGCGCAACGTGCGTTCTGGGGTTTGATGCTGCTGGTGATCATCCTCGGCGGGATCTACAGCGGCATGTTCACCCCGACCGAAGCGGCGGCGGTGGCGGCGGTCTACTCGGCGTTCATCGCGCTGTTCGTCTATAAGGACATGAGTTTCAAGGACTGCCCGAAAGTGCTGCTGGAGTCCGGTCGGCTGTCGATCATGCTGATGTTCATCATTGCCAACGCCATGCTCTTCGCCCACGTCCTGACCACGGAGCAGATCCCGCAGCAGATCACTGCCTGGGTCATCTCCGAAGGCCTCACCCCGATCGGCTTCCTGATCATGGTGAACATCGTCCTGCTGGTCGCCGGCAGTTTCATGGAGCCGTCGGCAATCATCCTGATCCTGGCGCCGATCTTCTTCCCGATCGCGATGAAGCTCGGCATCGACCCGATTCACTTGGGCATCGTCATGGTGGTCAACATGGAGATCGGACTGGTTCACCCACCGGTGGGGCTCAACCTGTTCGTGACGTCTGCGGTGACCGGCCTGACCTTGGGCGAGACCATTCGCGCGGCGTTGCCATGGCTGTCGATCCTGCTGGTGTTCCTGCTGCTGGTGACCTACGTGCCCTTCATCTCTCTGGCGCTGCCGAACTGGTTGGGGATGCCTTGA